One bacterium genomic region harbors:
- a CDS encoding pyridoxal-phosphate dependent enzyme translates to MEYKNSIIEQIGNTPLIRLNKINRGLKPQIFAKLESANPGGSVKDRIGYNMIIDAEQRGVLQPGGTIIEATSGNTGIGLAITAAVKGYRCIFVVTSKVSAEKINYLKALGAEVIVVSNLVDPDDPEYYVNVAKRLSTEIPNSFFAYQYSNPSNPQIHYKTTGPEIWQQTDGKITHFVSSIGTGGTISGTGRFLKEKNPNIQVIGADPLGSIFKHYKETGEIIKGTPYLVEGIGQDCLPENVHFQYIDRIFNISDKESFTAARKLTKEEGIFCGGSTGTIVHVALEISKGLSKDDVVVFIVCDTGERYLSKVHNEDWLKLNRMLDTEVRTLRDISDRKKSLGIEEIVSIKEDDKVKDVLELITKTGYTHIPVMKGKQSIGAIREGRLLSKLVEDPMLYNSLIKDVMEESFPVLEAKTELAELKKLFKEHPAVLVSDFGLVTDIITRYDLINLNT, encoded by the coding sequence TTGGAATACAAAAACAGCATCATTGAGCAAATAGGCAACACACCGCTTATCAGGCTCAACAAAATCAACAGGGGATTGAAGCCGCAAATTTTTGCAAAGCTTGAATCAGCAAATCCGGGCGGAAGTGTAAAAGACCGCATCGGTTACAATATGATTATTGATGCTGAGCAAAGAGGTGTCTTGCAGCCTGGTGGAACAATTATCGAAGCAACAAGCGGTAACACAGGAATTGGTCTGGCAATTACGGCAGCAGTAAAAGGTTACAGATGTATTTTCGTTGTTACATCAAAAGTGAGTGCAGAAAAAATAAATTATCTGAAAGCACTCGGCGCGGAAGTGATTGTCGTTTCGAATCTTGTGGATCCTGATGACCCGGAATATTACGTGAACGTTGCAAAACGACTTTCAACAGAAATTCCGAATTCATTTTTTGCTTATCAGTATTCCAATCCATCAAATCCTCAAATTCATTACAAAACCACCGGACCTGAAATCTGGCAGCAGACGGATGGCAAAATCACTCATTTTGTTTCAAGCATCGGAACTGGCGGAACGATAAGTGGAACGGGAAGATTTCTGAAAGAAAAAAATCCGAACATACAAGTAATCGGTGCCGATCCGCTTGGCTCTATATTCAAGCATTATAAAGAGACCGGAGAAATTATTAAAGGAACTCCTTATTTGGTTGAAGGAATTGGTCAGGATTGCCTACCTGAGAATGTTCACTTCCAGTACATCGATAGAATATTTAACATAAGCGATAAAGAATCATTCACCGCGGCAAGAAAATTGACTAAAGAAGAAGGAATTTTTTGTGGAGGAAGTACAGGAACGATTGTTCATGTCGCACTGGAAATTTCAAAAGGACTATCGAAAGATGATGTTGTGGTTTTCATAGTTTGTGATACTGGGGAAAGATATCTTTCAAAGGTTCATAACGAAGATTGGCTGAAGCTGAACAGGATGCTGGATACAGAAGTCAGAACTTTACGTGATATTTCAGATAGAAAAAAATCTCTTGGTATCGAAGAGATAGTATCAATTAAAGAAGACGATAAAGTAAAAGATGTTCTAGAGCTGATAACTAAAACAGGTTACACGCATATTCCTGTTATGAAAGGAAAACAATCAATCGGTGCAATCAGGGAAGGGCGATTGCTTTCAAAGCTTGTTGAGGATCCGATGTTGTATAATTCTTTGATTAAAGATGTAATGGAAGAAAGTTTCCCGGTTCTTGAAGCTAAAACAGAACTCGCTGAATTAAAAAAATTGTTCAAAGAACATCCAGCAGTTTTAGTAAGTGATTTTGGATTGGTGACTGATATTATTACGAGATATGATTTAATCAATTTAAACACCTGA
- a CDS encoding four helix bundle protein gives MNENKNRKFDLEARLIDFAVMIIEISESLNNTRAGNHIEGQLLRSGTSPALHYGEAQSAESRNDFIHKLKVLLKELRETLVALKIIKRVSLTRKMDLVEKGIVECNELILIFVKSIETAKKNNSKK, from the coding sequence ATGAATGAAAATAAAAACAGGAAATTTGATCTTGAAGCACGGTTAATTGATTTTGCTGTAATGATAATCGAAATTTCAGAAAGCCTGAATAACACAAGAGCAGGAAATCATATCGAAGGACAATTATTGAGATCTGGAACATCTCCTGCATTACACTATGGAGAAGCGCAGAGTGCTGAATCAAGAAATGATTTCATCCATAAATTGAAAGTTCTTCTTAAAGAGTTGAGAGAAACTTTAGTTGCGTTGAAAATTATTAAAAGAGTGTCATTGACCAGAAAGATGGACTTAGTTGAAAAAGGAATAGTAGAATGTAACGAGCTTATTTTAATCTTTGTAAAAAGTATTGAAACTGCAAAGAAGAACAATTCAAAAAAGTGA
- a CDS encoding nuclear transport factor 2 family protein — protein sequence MKKIAIVILFTSLVLLSNSQDLLPEKTIVAAFDAIARLDIDRLKSYCTDDIIIIENGPIWNMDSLIQRLLPRRSDTSFKRINKIDFLQTEVEGNTAWTYYINQASGISNNKLFKVKWIESAVLISQNGNWKIKLLHSTVLERK from the coding sequence ATGAAAAAAATCGCCATAGTTATATTATTTACTTCTCTGGTATTATTAAGTAACAGCCAAGATCTTCTTCCAGAAAAAACTATTGTCGCAGCCTTTGACGCTATTGCACGGTTGGATATTGATAGACTAAAGAGTTACTGCACAGACGATATCATAATAATCGAAAACGGACCAATTTGGAATATGGATTCACTTATACAAAGACTCTTACCTCGAAGATCAGACACGAGCTTTAAAAGAATTAACAAGATTGATTTTCTACAAACGGAAGTAGAGGGTAATACCGCTTGGACGTACTATATAAACCAAGCTTCCGGAATTTCAAATAACAAACTATTCAAGGTGAAATGGATTGAAAGCGCAGTTCTAATCAGCCAGAACGGAAATTGGAAAATAAAGTTGCTTCATTCAACCGTTCTCGAGCGAAAATGA
- a CDS encoding class I SAM-dependent methyltransferase, translating into MNKTNITTLLRKLRLMHQSDYLNFIFQKFKNRKINQTFKEKNPDVVLPPDYMIYESFQMNYDNYYNDSLDTAKWLIDYFEKHIELKNVKILEWGCGPARIIRHLPNLLDKSCEIYGSDYNSNTIEWCKKYIPGIHFLRNKLEPLLEFQSNFFEVIYATSVFTHLSEEMHHAWMNELKRVCKPNGIIFLTTHGENCKPKLTSEELKIFEAGKLVVRGNVKEGHRTFAAYQPPVFMKSLFKDFEILEHETREPEGNYIPQDIWIVRKK; encoded by the coding sequence ATGAACAAAACCAATATTACAACTCTGCTCAGAAAGCTTCGGCTGATGCATCAAAGTGATTACTTGAATTTCATTTTTCAGAAATTTAAGAACCGTAAAATCAATCAAACATTTAAAGAAAAAAATCCGGATGTGGTCCTTCCTCCTGACTATATGATTTATGAATCATTCCAGATGAATTATGATAATTACTACAATGATAGTCTCGACACAGCAAAATGGCTGATAGATTATTTTGAAAAGCATATCGAGCTGAAAAATGTTAAAATACTTGAATGGGGATGCGGACCTGCAAGAATTATTCGTCATCTTCCAAATCTGCTAGATAAAAGTTGTGAAATTTATGGCTCAGACTATAACTCAAATACAATTGAGTGGTGCAAAAAATATATTCCGGGAATTCATTTTTTGAGAAATAAACTAGAGCCGCTTTTAGAATTTCAAAGCAATTTTTTTGAAGTGATTTATGCAACTTCTGTCTTCACACATTTATCGGAAGAAATGCACCATGCTTGGATGAATGAATTAAAAAGAGTCTGCAAACCAAACGGAATAATTTTCCTGACTACGCACGGAGAAAATTGTAAACCCAAACTGACAAGTGAAGAGCTAAAAATATTTGAAGCCGGAAAACTGGTCGTGAGAGGAAATGTAAAAGAAGGTCACAGAACATTCGCTGCTTACCAGCCGCCGGTATTTATGAAATCACTTTTCAAAGATTTTGAAATACTCGAGCACGAAACTCGCGAACCAGAAGGAAATTATATCCCGCAGGATATCTGGATTGTGAGAAAGAAATAA
- a CDS encoding TonB-dependent receptor: protein MKTFIYILLILSSGFTVAQTGKLKGKVTDGSSAIPFVNIIIIDTNFGTATKLDGSYEITGIPVGTYEVRYSVIGFDSKTFDVEIGSNKITELNVELSAKAIELQSVEVTDFQVQDQRDTRTSLIDLNPRDAKTLPGAAEDVFRTLQSLPGVLAPNDFSSQLIVRGSGPDQNLIILDDVEVFNPYRLYGVVSMFNPDAVDNVNLISGGFPAKYGDRLSAVLDVTNKEGTTTKSLAGNVNISIVDANLVLEGRNPFNLRGSWLFNTRRTYYDLIIEPFVKSAGLVDDNTSFPNFYDLQGKLVIGPYNGHKFLFNGILSRDAVNVMSGEERETPDSVGVYNITNNDLVSAAWHFAPNQNTLNKVVVSWYKNNGTTDFDSQILDPSLNRNAFESTIPDTLAPYLLRFSFGGDFIYEKYSIDDKFTYILKDHIIEAGVGADFMKTTVNFTFDLDEQLEAVLNSNPQFRSALDDIKDVQYYNRYRAYVQDNFRLSEKLTFQPSLRLDYYNILEKTYLAPRISMSYAFNELTTLRAVWGLYYQSPGYEKFFDQGTLYDLSDKYTESLVAERATHYVLGIERWLSGEWSARVEGYYKDFDNLYRPKKLQGDRFYTEPIPGKDPRFASGWTLPATFSGDSLTQIPVNSSFGEAYGFEFFLSKKNTFYESRFSGWVSYALAFANRYESGIKYPFNFDQRHTVNVVLNYQLNSWLELGVRWQYGSGFPISQPAGVKPRIIVVDQDLDGTPETPIIATREINNEGENPVIFDVDFADRKLNSRKPEYHRLDFRINAFASWWDLDWTIYLDVVNLYNRSNVIGYDYFVEENLTLGRETTTMLPIIPTLGFSVRF, encoded by the coding sequence TTGAAAACATTTATTTACATACTCTTAATTCTTTCTAGTGGATTTACTGTCGCACAGACAGGAAAACTCAAAGGAAAAGTTACTGATGGCTCATCGGCTATTCCGTTTGTGAATATTATTATTATCGATACAAATTTTGGAACAGCAACCAAACTTGACGGTTCATATGAGATTACAGGAATCCCTGTCGGTACATATGAAGTACGCTATAGTGTTATTGGCTTTGATTCCAAAACATTTGATGTTGAAATAGGGTCAAACAAAATAACAGAATTAAACGTTGAATTATCCGCAAAAGCAATTGAATTACAGAGCGTTGAAGTCACGGATTTTCAAGTCCAGGATCAAAGAGATACAAGAACAAGCTTGATCGATTTAAATCCGCGAGACGCAAAAACTTTACCCGGTGCAGCAGAAGATGTTTTCAGAACACTTCAATCACTTCCGGGTGTTCTTGCCCCAAATGATTTTTCATCTCAGTTAATTGTCAGAGGAAGTGGTCCTGATCAGAATCTTATAATTCTTGATGATGTGGAAGTATTCAATCCATACAGACTTTATGGAGTAGTTAGTATGTTCAATCCGGATGCAGTTGATAATGTAAATCTGATTTCCGGAGGATTCCCTGCAAAATATGGCGACAGACTTTCTGCAGTACTTGATGTAACAAACAAAGAGGGAACCACGACAAAATCACTTGCAGGTAATGTGAACATCTCAATCGTTGATGCTAATCTTGTGCTGGAAGGAAGAAATCCTTTCAACTTGAGAGGCAGCTGGCTTTTCAATACAAGGCGAACTTATTACGATCTTATAATTGAGCCGTTTGTAAAAAGTGCGGGACTAGTTGACGATAATACCAGCTTTCCCAACTTTTACGATTTGCAGGGAAAACTTGTTATTGGTCCTTACAATGGTCATAAGTTTTTATTCAATGGAATTTTGTCGCGGGATGCGGTTAATGTAATGAGCGGAGAAGAAAGAGAAACTCCCGATAGTGTAGGTGTATATAACATAACAAATAATGATCTTGTTTCTGCTGCATGGCATTTCGCTCCAAATCAAAATACATTAAACAAAGTCGTAGTCTCTTGGTACAAAAACAATGGAACAACAGATTTCGATTCACAAATTCTTGATCCTTCTCTTAATCGAAACGCATTTGAAAGTACAATTCCTGATACTTTAGCTCCGTATCTGTTAAGATTTTCTTTCGGCGGCGATTTTATCTATGAGAAATATTCAATCGATGATAAATTCACTTATATTCTGAAAGATCATATCATTGAAGCAGGTGTTGGTGCAGATTTTATGAAGACCACAGTTAATTTTACTTTTGATCTCGATGAACAGCTTGAAGCAGTATTAAATTCAAATCCACAGTTCAGATCTGCACTTGACGATATTAAAGATGTGCAGTATTACAATCGTTACAGAGCATATGTTCAGGATAATTTCAGACTTTCAGAGAAGCTGACTTTTCAGCCAAGTCTAAGATTAGATTATTATAACATTCTTGAAAAAACATATTTAGCTCCGAGAATTTCAATGTCCTATGCTTTTAATGAGTTGACGACTCTTCGTGCTGTTTGGGGATTATATTATCAATCACCCGGATACGAAAAATTCTTTGACCAGGGAACACTTTATGACCTTTCGGACAAATACACTGAAAGCCTTGTTGCAGAAAGAGCAACGCACTATGTGCTCGGAATTGAAAGATGGCTGAGCGGTGAGTGGAGTGCAAGAGTTGAAGGCTATTACAAAGATTTTGATAATCTTTACAGACCTAAAAAACTTCAGGGAGACAGATTTTATACAGAACCAATTCCCGGAAAAGATCCAAGGTTTGCTTCCGGCTGGACTTTACCTGCAACATTTAGCGGAGATTCGTTGACGCAGATTCCGGTAAACTCTTCCTTTGGTGAAGCTTATGGTTTTGAGTTTTTCCTTTCTAAGAAAAATACTTTTTATGAGAGCAGATTTTCAGGCTGGGTTTCGTATGCATTGGCCTTTGCAAACAGGTATGAAAGTGGTATCAAATACCCATTTAATTTTGATCAAAGACATACCGTTAATGTCGTACTAAATTATCAGCTTAATAGCTGGCTGGAGCTTGGAGTAAGATGGCAATACGGTTCTGGTTTTCCCATTAGTCAGCCTGCTGGTGTAAAGCCAAGAATCATTGTTGTTGATCAGGATCTTGATGGAACGCCTGAAACACCTATCATCGCAACAAGAGAAATTAATAACGAAGGCGAGAATCCTGTTATTTTTGATGTTGATTTTGCCGACAGAAAGCTAAACTCCCGAAAACCCGAATATCATCGTTTGGATTTTCGAATCAATGCATTTGCAAGTTGGTGGGATCTTGACTGGACTATCTATCTCGATGTTGTTAACCTTTATAACCGTTCAAATGTGATCGGTTATGATTACTTTGTTGAAGAAAATCTCACACTCGGTAGAGAAACCACAACTATGTTACCAATTATTCCAACACTTGGTTTCAGTGTAAGGTTTTAA
- a CDS encoding exodeoxyribonuclease VII large subunit, which yields MVNQIQILTVSELTKEIRRTLEENFEQVSVIGEISNFKAHISGHWYFSLKDADAVINCTMWKGFNQYVFFTPQDGMKIIVSGRLTVYPPRGSYQLDIRSMKPAGLGELQEAFEKLKKKLEAEGLFDEKFKKPIPTFPKKIGIVTAIDGAAFKDLISVAERRFPLVEIVIAPARVQGSGAAESIVNSIKRLNQKPDIDVIIIARGGGSIEDLWAFNEEIVARAIFKSRIPIISGVGHEVDFTIADYVADLRAPTPSVAMELATPDVSEIQNFVLQFLSTSLQTIDQIIDDKKEDVAAFSGSYGFKLPMDMLARKNQQVDSAVSKINHNIRKHLMIYDNRISLLAKSLESYDVQRVLKRGFVLVKQNSKFVTRASVFNKENKAHLKFYDGEITTR from the coding sequence TTGGTCAACCAAATTCAAATATTAACTGTATCAGAATTAACAAAAGAGATTCGGAGAACTCTTGAAGAAAATTTTGAGCAGGTTTCTGTGATCGGTGAAATCTCAAACTTCAAAGCGCATATTTCTGGTCATTGGTATTTCAGTTTAAAAGATGCAGATGCAGTAATCAATTGCACGATGTGGAAAGGATTTAATCAATATGTCTTCTTCACGCCGCAGGATGGAATGAAAATAATTGTGAGCGGTCGTCTTACAGTTTATCCTCCAAGAGGAAGTTATCAGCTTGATATTCGTTCAATGAAACCAGCAGGTCTTGGTGAATTGCAGGAAGCTTTCGAAAAATTAAAAAAGAAACTTGAAGCAGAAGGATTATTTGATGAAAAATTTAAAAAACCAATCCCAACATTCCCGAAGAAAATTGGCATTGTAACTGCAATTGATGGTGCTGCATTCAAAGATTTGATAAGCGTTGCTGAAAGAAGATTTCCTCTTGTTGAAATTGTAATTGCTCCAGCAAGAGTTCAGGGCAGCGGAGCTGCCGAATCTATTGTTAACAGCATTAAACGATTGAACCAAAAACCGGATATTGATGTTATAATTATTGCCCGAGGAGGAGGCTCGATTGAAGATTTATGGGCTTTCAATGAAGAAATTGTAGCAAGGGCTATTTTCAAATCAAGAATCCCGATAATTTCCGGTGTGGGACACGAAGTTGATTTTACCATCGCTGATTATGTTGCTGATCTTCGTGCACCAACACCTTCTGTTGCAATGGAATTAGCAACTCCTGATGTGAGTGAGATTCAGAATTTTGTTTTACAGTTTTTATCAACATCATTACAAACTATTGATCAAATTATCGATGACAAAAAGGAAGATGTTGCCGCTTTCTCAGGATCGTATGGTTTTAAACTTCCAATGGACATGCTCGCTCGAAAAAATCAGCAGGTTGATTCTGCAGTTTCAAAAATAAATCATAACATCCGGAAGCATTTAATGATTTACGATAACAGAATTTCCTTGCTTGCCAAATCACTTGAATCATACGATGTTCAGAGGGTTTTGAAGCGGGGTTTTGTTTTAGTGAAGCAGAACTCTAAATTTGTTACAAGGGCTTCAGTTTTTAATAAAGAAAATAAAGCTCACTTGAAATTTTATGATGGGGAAATAACGACCCGTTAA
- the xseB gene encoding exodeoxyribonuclease VII small subunit, protein MTKKKAKSNFEQDFSRLEEISRILEEDNVELEEAISLFEEGVKLSKSCLKTLKEAELKITELKSELGKITEAEED, encoded by the coding sequence ATGACAAAGAAAAAAGCAAAAAGTAATTTTGAACAGGATTTCTCACGACTTGAAGAAATAAGCCGTATTCTTGAAGAAGATAATGTAGAATTGGAAGAAGCAATTTCTCTTTTTGAAGAAGGAGTGAAACTTTCAAAATCATGTTTGAAAACATTAAAAGAAGCTGAGCTAAAAATTACCGAGCTTAAAAGTGAGCTTGGCAAAATAACTGAAGCAGAAGAAGATTAA
- a CDS encoding 1-deoxy-D-xylulose-5-phosphate synthase — MNDEQKYPVLSKVNYPSDIRQLSLPQLKQLCTDIREYMVDTISEIGGHFGGGLGTVELTVAIHKVFNTPHDLVVWDTGHQAYPHKILTGRKEALNKIRQLGGISGFLKRSESEYDAFGAGHASTSISAALGMATAKEHTKVDKKVVAVIGDGAMTGGMAYEAMNNSGVLKTDLIVVLNDNNMSIAPNVWQISNYFTEMISHPDYNKFKGQIWDLTGKLDQFGDRMRKIAVRLEHGIKAVITPGMLFEALGFRYFGPVNGHNLHQTIKIFEQVKDLKGPILIHAITQKGKGYKPAESHIQRLHASTPFDKLTGQAHKKANEPVAYTKIFGNSLVEIIEKNPKVVGITAAMPDGTGLDILKEKIPSNYYDVGIAEEHAVTFAAGLSTQGIIPVIAIYSTFLQRAIDQIIHDVALQKLHVVFVLDRAGLVGADGPTHHGTFDLAYLRIIPGMVIMAPKDEAELRNMVYTAIEHCEGPVAVRYPRGSALGVNLEPGFRKIEIGKAEKLTDGDDIAILAVGSMVNYTQKAAALLKENGINAELINMRFIKPLDEQMLDEVAVKHEKIVTIEENNLPGGFGSAVSEYFIDKNYKNDFLRIGIPDKFIDHGTQAELHKQISIDPMGIVSQITSFLKNTKSTEKVSY; from the coding sequence ATGAATGATGAACAAAAATATCCGGTTCTTTCAAAAGTAAATTATCCCTCAGATATCCGTCAGCTTTCATTACCGCAATTGAAGCAGCTGTGCACTGATATTCGCGAATATATGGTTGATACTATTTCTGAAATCGGTGGACATTTCGGCGGCGGACTCGGTACGGTTGAACTGACAGTAGCTATACATAAAGTATTCAATACTCCGCACGATCTTGTTGTCTGGGATACCGGTCACCAGGCATACCCGCATAAAATTCTAACAGGAAGAAAAGAAGCCTTAAATAAAATTCGTCAGTTGGGAGGCATCAGCGGATTTTTAAAACGCTCCGAGAGCGAGTACGATGCATTCGGTGCGGGACATGCTTCTACTTCAATATCTGCTGCATTGGGAATGGCGACAGCAAAAGAACACACTAAAGTCGATAAAAAAGTTGTTGCAGTTATTGGTGATGGTGCAATGACAGGTGGTATGGCATACGAAGCAATGAATAATTCAGGTGTATTGAAAACTGATCTCATCGTTGTGTTGAATGATAACAATATGTCCATTGCTCCAAATGTTTGGCAGATATCAAATTATTTTACGGAAATGATATCTCATCCCGACTACAATAAATTCAAAGGACAAATCTGGGATCTGACAGGTAAACTTGATCAGTTCGGAGACAGAATGAGAAAAATTGCTGTCAGACTTGAGCATGGAATTAAAGCAGTTATAACTCCGGGTATGCTTTTCGAAGCATTGGGCTTTAGATATTTTGGTCCTGTCAATGGTCACAATCTTCACCAGACTATTAAAATATTCGAGCAGGTAAAAGATTTAAAAGGTCCAATTCTGATCCACGCAATAACACAAAAGGGCAAAGGATATAAACCGGCTGAAAGTCACATTCAAAGACTTCATGCATCAACTCCTTTCGATAAATTGACAGGTCAAGCTCATAAAAAAGCAAATGAGCCTGTTGCTTACACAAAAATTTTCGGTAATTCTCTTGTTGAAATCATCGAGAAGAATCCAAAGGTAGTTGGAATCACTGCTGCTATGCCTGATGGAACCGGACTTGATATTCTGAAAGAAAAAATTCCATCAAACTATTATGATGTTGGTATAGCAGAAGAACATGCCGTAACATTTGCTGCGGGACTTTCTACGCAGGGAATAATTCCTGTTATTGCTATTTATTCAACATTTCTGCAGAGAGCGATCGATCAGATAATTCACGATGTAGCTCTTCAAAAATTACACGTTGTTTTTGTTCTTGACAGAGCAGGATTGGTTGGCGCAGATGGTCCAACCCATCATGGAACATTCGATCTAGCTTACTTAAGAATAATTCCCGGAATGGTGATAATGGCTCCGAAAGATGAAGCCGAATTACGGAATATGGTTTACACTGCCATTGAACATTGTGAAGGTCCGGTTGCTGTTCGATATCCGAGAGGTTCTGCCCTCGGGGTAAATCTGGAACCAGGTTTTAGAAAGATTGAAATCGGCAAAGCGGAAAAGCTGACAGATGGAGATGATATCGCAATACTTGCTGTTGGTTCGATGGTTAACTATACTCAAAAAGCCGCTGCATTACTTAAAGAAAATGGTATTAATGCTGAACTAATTAATATGAGATTTATAAAGCCACTTGATGAGCAAATGCTTGACGAGGTTGCCGTTAAGCATGAAAAGATTGTTACTATCGAAGAGAATAATCTGCCCGGTGGTTTTGGTTCTGCAGTTTCAGAATATTTCATTGATAAAAATTATAAGAATGATTTTCTTCGCATTGGCATTCCCGATAAATTCATCGATCACGGAACACAAGCTGAACTTCATAAGCAAATTTCGATTGACCCAATGGGCATCGTATCACAGATCACATCATTCCTGAAAAATACCAAGTCAACCGAGAAAGTATCTTACTAA